From the Spiroplasma sp. BIUS-1 genome, one window contains:
- a CDS encoding energy-coupled thiamine transporter ThiT has translation MNKKNLKITLLLSSLRVFIFLALIIWSIIAVSNGIKLNGDLVTSKIVTISFCFSIVFVMFLLMNISLIMNYIYGGLNNNNIIISLSILTLNIEMMIWVFRNERPSFKFKKLPKITIFDLTASSVLLALYFVIGYITTFIPTTQFFFIELTFKYIPLFFGAFILTKTSSFILCFTAASLTALLPGVYLAFWQFLFDYWITAFCIFFASFFAPSVKSKNWIVKLSVWFSFVTVPIIIIYFSRVTSGVIFWLNPNKQEQFPQFEWSNTVGYSFIYNSVNTIFDYVMLMICIPVSCESLWVIKERFFTNSEYNN, from the coding sequence ATGAATAAAAAAAATTTAAAAATAACACTTTTATTAAGTTCTTTAAGGGTATTTATTTTTTTAGCATTAATAATATGATCGATAATTGCAGTTAGTAATGGAATAAAATTAAATGGAGATTTAGTAACAAGTAAAATAGTTACTATAAGTTTTTGTTTTTCTATTGTTTTTGTTATGTTCCTTTTAATGAATATTTCATTAATAATGAATTATATTTATGGTGGTTTAAACAACAATAATATAATAATCTCTTTATCAATATTGACTTTGAATATTGAAATGATGATTTGAGTTTTTAGAAATGAAAGACCTAGTTTTAAATTTAAAAAGTTACCAAAAATAACTATTTTTGATTTAACTGCAAGTTCTGTTTTATTGGCTTTATACTTTGTTATTGGCTATATAACAACTTTTATACCAACAACTCAGTTTTTCTTTATAGAACTTACTTTTAAATATATACCATTGTTCTTTGGTGCATTTATTTTAACAAAAACATCATCATTCATTTTGTGTTTTACAGCAGCTAGTTTAACTGCTCTTTTACCAGGAGTATATTTAGCTTTTTGGCAATTTTTATTTGACTATTGAATAACTGCTTTTTGTATCTTTTTTGCTTCTTTTTTTGCACCAAGTGTCAAATCTAAAAATTGAATAGTAAAATTATCTGTTTGATTCTCTTTTGTAACAGTACCTATAATAATAATTTACTTTTCTAGAGTAACATCTGGAGTGATTTTTTGATTAAACCCAAATAAACAAGAACAGTTTCCGCAATTCGAGTGATCAAATACTGTTGGATATTCATTTATATACAATTCTGTAAATACAATATTTGATTATGTAATGTTAATGATCTGTATTCCTGTTTCTTGCGAATCTCTTTGGGTGATCAAGGAAAGATTTTTTACAAATAGTGAATATAATAATTAA
- the pyrH gene encoding UMP kinase, with amino-acid sequence MALKYKRVLLKISGEALKGSGDIYDKEKLDEVANQVIELTKQGLQIGIVIGGGNIWRGKLADTLELFRIEADYMGMLATIMNALAFEATLRKLGFDKVKVYSSLEIKTVTSAYNYRNAREKLDEGYVTIFAGGTGYSYFTTDTGASIRAIEIKADALLMAKNGTKGVYDSDPNTNPDAKFLESLTHDDLVAGNLQVMDSTAAALSRDGKLEIVVFDMNGKDNIIKIAHGDLESTIIK; translated from the coding sequence ATGGCATTAAAATATAAAAGAGTTTTATTAAAAATATCAGGTGAAGCTTTAAAGGGTAGTGGAGATATTTATGATAAAGAAAAATTAGACGAAGTTGCAAACCAAGTTATTGAATTAACAAAACAAGGTTTACAAATCGGTATTGTAATTGGTGGAGGAAACATTTGAAGAGGTAAATTGGCAGATACCTTAGAATTGTTCAGAATTGAAGCTGATTACATGGGAATGCTTGCAACAATTATGAATGCATTAGCATTTGAAGCAACATTAAGAAAATTAGGTTTTGATAAGGTTAAAGTTTATTCATCTTTGGAAATCAAAACAGTTACAAGTGCATATAACTATAGAAATGCAAGAGAAAAACTTGATGAAGGTTATGTAACAATATTTGCTGGAGGAACTGGTTACAGTTACTTTACAACAGATACAGGAGCAAGTATTAGAGCTATTGAAATTAAAGCAGATGCTTTATTGATGGCTAAAAATGGTACAAAAGGAGTTTATGATTCAGATCCAAACACCAATCCTGATGCAAAATTTTTAGAAAGTTTAACTCATGATGATTTAGTTGCAGGTAATTTACAAGTTATGGACTCAACAGCAGCTGCTTTATCAAGAGATGGTAAATTAGAAATTGTTGTATTTGATATGAATGGTAAAGACAATATCATTAAAATAGCTCATGGCGATTTAGAAAGTACAATAATTAAATAG
- the frr gene encoding ribosome recycling factor, translated as MAHEIIEMTELSMEETIDSFKDYLNKVRTGRANANMLNSVMVDFYGTPTPINQTSQISSPEPQQLVIKPYDRSQVAAVVAGINKADLGLNPIAEADLVRINIPALTEEIRKDLVKKMLKELEGFKVRVRNARRDANDKIKKDSSSPEDVKKDLENQVQKLTDKYVEMLDQLAKEKENDLMKI; from the coding sequence ATGGCACACGAAATTATAGAAATGACAGAATTAAGTATGGAAGAAACTATTGATAGTTTCAAAGATTACTTAAATAAAGTTAGAACTGGTAGAGCAAATGCAAATATGCTAAATAGTGTAATGGTTGATTTTTATGGAACTCCAACACCAATAAATCAAACATCACAAATATCTTCACCAGAACCACAACAATTAGTTATTAAACCATATGATAGATCTCAAGTGGCAGCTGTTGTTGCTGGAATTAATAAAGCTGATTTAGGATTAAACCCAATTGCAGAAGCTGATTTGGTAAGAATTAATATTCCTGCTTTAACAGAAGAAATAAGAAAAGATTTAGTTAAAAAAATGCTAAAAGAGCTTGAAGGTTTTAAAGTTAGAGTTAGAAATGCAAGAAGAGATGCAAATGATAAAATCAAAAAAGATTCATCTTCACCAGAAGATGTAAAAAAAGATTTAGAAAATCAAGTACAAAAGTTAACTGATAAATACGTTGAAATGCTTGATCAACTTGCAAAAGAAAAAGAAAATGATTTAATGAAAATTTAA